One region of Oryza glaberrima chromosome 7, OglaRS2, whole genome shotgun sequence genomic DNA includes:
- the LOC127779043 gene encoding uncharacterized protein LOC127779043: protein MESYTAGAKFDCLLFDMDDTLYPLSLGINLACRKNIQDYMLNKLQIEESLVPKMCLDLYREYGTTMAGLKVLGYDFDYDDFHAYVHGTLPYEKLKPDPVLRHLLLSLPQRKIIFTNSDKAHAATVLKKLGLEDCFEGIICFETLNPSTEPEEDDSDSTDGGSSSDSSASHRKRKILCKPSLESMEAVIEIAKLDAMKTVFFDDSPRNIAAGKAAGFHTVIVGSSAAVAGADVALESIHNIKEAVPELWEAAGEHVQAQLAQAAVDLRSAAVETTVLA, encoded by the exons ATGGAATCCTACACAGCTGGAGCCAAGTTTGATTGTTTGCTGTTTG ACATGGATGATACTCTGTACCCACTGAGCTTAGGAATCAACTTAGCTTGCCGCAAGAACATACAAG ACTATATGCTGAACAAGCTTCAGATTGAAGAGAGCCTTGTTCCCAAGATGTGTCTTGATCTGTACAGGGAATATGGAACTACAATGGCTGGACTGAAG gtcTTGGGTTATGATTTCGACTATGACGATTTCCACGCTTATGTTCATGGCACATTGCCATACGAGAAGCTGAAGCCTGACCCTGTCTTGAGGCACCTACTGCTTTCACTGCCACAAAGGAAGATT ATATTCACAAACTCTGACAAGGCGCACGCCGCGACGGTTCTGAAGAAGCTCGGGCTGGAGGATTGCTTCGAAGGGATCATCTGCTTCGAGACTCTGAACCCATCGACTGAACCTGAAGAAGACGACTCTGACAGTACCGATGGAGGCAGCAGTTCTGACAGCTCAGCTTCTCATCGCAAGAGGAAGATCCTGTGCAAGCCGTCCCTGGAATCCATGGAAGCCGTCATCGAGATCGCCAAGCTCGACGCCATGAAGACG GTGTTCTTCGACGACAGCCCACGCAACATCGCCGCCGGGAAGGCCGCCGGATTCCACACGGTGATCGTggggagctcggcggcggtggccggggcgGACGTGGCGCTGGAGAGCATCCACAACATCAAGGAGGCGGTGCCGGAGCTGTgggaggccgccggcgagcacgtcCAGGCCCAGCTGGCCCAGGCCGCCGTCgacctccgctccgccgccgtcgagaccACCGTGCTCGCCTGA
- the LOC127779044 gene encoding uncharacterized protein LOC127779044, with translation MGRGRSRKPRNFATFRLCPRPGAADASDRVFFRVDNNPYYVPGFADDDVLGGAAAAAVGEGDDNAPSSSASGETGPLPDHVRREILELGLPDDGYDYLAHLREIRPSISSTGGGGASAAFLPVRRHARAHFGPPVDVKAYDASRVRIGSSGKETTTATAAAVEVEVTRIENAIDPDVARLLEESGEPALAGSESESEDDDLEEDFVLVANQDDDDFVLVEIENQFEEEEENIAAADDSEEDGLKNGECKVGNSASA, from the exons atgggccgGGGACGCAGCCGGAAGCCGCGCAACTTCGCCACGTTCCGCCTCTGCCcgcgccccggcgccgccgacgcctccgaCCGCGTCTTCTTCCGCGTCGACAACAACCCGTACTACGTCCCGGGcttcgccgacgacgacgttctcggcggcgccgccgccgcggcggtgggagagggagatgataacgcgccttcctcctccgcctccggcgagaCGGGCCCCCTCCCCGACCACGTCCGCCGCGAGATCCTGGAGCTCGGCCTCCCCGACGACGGCTACGACTACCTCGCCCACCTCCGCGAGATCCGCCCCTCGATctcctccaccggcggcggcggcgcctccgccgccttcctccccgTCCGCCGCCACGCCCGCGCGCACTTCGGCCCCCCTGTGGACGTCAAG GCCTACGACGCGAGCCGCGTTCGGATCGGCTCCTCCGGTAAGGAGAccaccacggcgacggcggcggcggtggaggtggaggtgacgCGGATCGAGAATGCCATCGATCCTGATGTCGCCAGGTTGCTCGAGGAGAGCGGTGAGCCGGCGCTGGCCGgatcggagtcggagtcggaggacGACGATCTGGAGGAGGATTTCGTCCTTGTCGCAAATCAGGACGACGATGATTTTGTTCTCGTTGAAATTGAAAATCAGtttgaggaggaagaggaaaacaTTGCTGCGGCTGATGATTCAGAGGAGGACGGTTTGAAGAATGGTGAGTGCAAAGTGGGGAATTCAGCGTCTGCTT